The stretch of DNA ATCTTTGACAAGCTCTTTGACTTCTGGGGTTAAGCTGGTTGTTTTCAACATAAGGCTTGCTTTAAATTATGGTGTTTAAGGCTAACGCTCTGTTCGTCATCATCAAATATAGAATAGTAGTTTCTATTGTGCATTAAATTATAACATTGTAGACAGTCAAAAAGTACTCAAAAAATCTGTGTACTAAATCGTAAATCAGTATATAGTAGACAGCGTAGTCTACTTTTCAATTTAATAGACAGTTTTGGAGATATAAATGAGATTATTTGGTTATGCACGAGTATCAACCTCACAACAATCATTAGAAATCCAAAAGCAAGCTCTTAAAAAAGAGGGGGTTAAGGAATCAAGAATATTTTTTGATAAATCTACCGGCAGTAACGTTGATAGACCCGGTCTTAACTCATTACTTTTTAAAGTAGAAGAGGGTGATGTAGTCCTCATTACCAAATTAGATAGATTGGGCAGAGATACTGCCGACATGATAAATCTTATCAACCGATTTGATAAAATGCATGTAGGTATCCGTTTTTTAGATGACGGTATCAGTACAGAAGGATCTACAGGCAAAATGGTAATTACCATTTTATCTGCCGTTGCGGAAGCAGAACGTCTTAGAATATTAGAACGTACTAACGAAGGCAGGATTGAAGCAAAATCTAAAGGCATAAAATTCGGTCGTAAGCGTAAAATTGATCGGGATAAATTACTGAAGTACAAAGAGAATGGTATTATGGGTACTGCTCTTGCCAAAGAAATGGGAATAAGCCGCGCTGCGGTATATAAAATATTGAAAGAAACAAATTGCACTATAATTAATTAAGATAAAAGCTTTTCAATTTCTGCAATAGATAAACCGGTAGCGGTAGATATAACATTAATATCTATATTTTGAGATAATAAACTCTTAGCAATTTCTATATTTCGTTCAGTTTTACCTTCTTCTCTACCTTCCTCTCTACTCTCAGCTTTAGCCTTTTCTCCATATTTTTTTAAAGTATTAGCTTCGATTCTAAGCCATTTAAGGTGCTCTTCATAAGCTTCTCTCTCAGCCTCGGTAAAGTTCATCACTTCTAGCACGTTAATAGCTTTTTTAAGCTCAGGACTGTCTAATATTTTAGGCAAGTTATCGGTTTTTAATAAATCATTCCTTGTTAGAAACGCTAGCCACACGTCTAGAGAATTTTTCACTTTTGTGAATATATCAGATAATTCTTCATTAGAGTTATCAGCGAATTTCTTAAGCTCAATGGTATGAAGCTCTAAATCTTTAAAGTATAGTAGGCCGCTATCCTTTTCGGTAATATGAAACACGTTGTGATACTTGGCCGCATCAGGAATCGAAACAAAATTAAGGATATAGATACCTATAGCTTTAGAAAGTAAAGAATAATCTTCAGCTACTCTTAACTGTTCTGTATATAATTTAGCCCAGTAATATAGAGCTCTTTTATCGTAATCGGCTTCGTCACTAATTTGAATTTCAATATTAAATCTTTTACCGTCTATACCTTTTGCTTTAATATCTAGCACCGATAACTTATCTCGGTAAAAGTTTTGTGGATTGTATGGGTTAAGTAGAATTAGATCAGCGATTTGGTCTTCCTTGGATACGATAGAATTTATTAGAGAAATAAGCAGATCTTTATTCTCTTCTACTCCAAAAATTTTCTTGAATGCTAAATCCACGCGCGGCGAGATTCTATTCATAATTAACTTATTTTACTATATATAAACATGGCT from Candidatus Trichorickettsia mobilis encodes:
- a CDS encoding recombinase family protein; this translates as MRLFGYARVSTSQQSLEIQKQALKKEGVKESRIFFDKSTGSNVDRPGLNSLLFKVEEGDVVLITKLDRLGRDTADMINLINRFDKMHVGIRFLDDGISTEGSTGKMVITILSAVAEAERLRILERTNEGRIEAKSKGIKFGRKRKIDRDKLLKYKENGIMGTALAKEMGISRAAVYKILKETNCTIIN
- a CDS encoding Rpn family recombination-promoting nuclease/putative transposase gives rise to the protein MNRISPRVDLAFKKIFGVEENKDLLISLINSIVSKEDQIADLILLNPYNPQNFYRDKLSVLDIKAKGIDGKRFNIEIQISDEADYDKRALYYWAKLYTEQLRVAEDYSLLSKAIGIYILNFVSIPDAAKYHNVFHITEKDSGLLYFKDLELHTIELKKFADNSNEELSDIFTKVKNSLDVWLAFLTRNDLLKTDNLPKILDSPELKKAINVLEVMNFTEAEREAYEEHLKWLRIEANTLKKYGEKAKAESREEGREEGKTERNIEIAKSLLSQNIDINVISTATGLSIAEIEKLLS